One region of Nitrospirota bacterium genomic DNA includes:
- a CDS encoding DUF1016 family protein, translated as MPKKKYLPSVTNQRLSSEQNYKNLLQELKGILAKAKYAAYKAVDNIRVQTYWQLGERIVREELKHKDRADYGKILIINLAKDLDVGERLLYEIVKFYRVYPIMHTVRAELSWSHYGHLIERENSKERAFYQNQAILNSWSVRELKRQIKATLYDNTPRQEIEDIFKTKLPAVDTQKVFKNTYDFRPFIELHPEKSEKALENKILENFEMFLRELGEDFSILGRQVPLKIDGETHYIDIVLYHRGIPCMVLVDLKIGKLDSRDIGQMNKYVGYYRRNKQYTHEKETIGLIICREAGREEITYALDGLEEKIFVAKYKVKLPSNEKIKRALKKL; from the coding sequence ATGCCGAAGAAAAAGTATTTACCATCTGTGACTAATCAACGTCTTTCATCTGAGCAGAACTATAAAAACTTATTGCAAGAGTTGAAAGGTATTCTTGCTAAAGCCAAATATGCAGCCTATAAAGCTGTTGACAATATCAGGGTGCAAACTTACTGGCAACTGGGCGAGCGGATCGTCAGAGAAGAGCTTAAACACAAAGACCGCGCTGATTATGGAAAGATATTAATTATAAATTTGGCTAAAGACTTAGACGTTGGTGAGCGGCTTCTATACGAAATAGTAAAGTTTTATAGAGTATATCCAATTATGCACACAGTGCGTGCAGAATTAAGTTGGAGTCATTACGGCCATTTAATTGAGCGTGAGAATAGCAAGGAACGAGCTTTCTATCAAAATCAGGCAATCTTAAACTCCTGGAGCGTCCGGGAACTAAAACGGCAAATTAAGGCCACTCTCTATGATAATACGCCACGGCAGGAAATCGAAGATATTTTTAAGACTAAATTGCCAGCAGTGGACACGCAGAAGGTTTTCAAAAACACTTACGATTTCCGCCCGTTTATAGAACTTCACCCTGAGAAAAGCGAAAAGGCCCTGGAAAACAAGATACTGGAAAACTTTGAAATGTTTCTGCGCGAGTTAGGTGAAGATTTCAGCATCTTGGGACGGCAGGTCCCGCTTAAAATAGACGGGGAGACACACTATATTGACATCGTTTTATATCATCGCGGCATTCCCTGCATGGTGCTTGTAGACCTTAAAATCGGTAAGTTGGATAGCCGTGACATTGGCCAGATGAATAAATATGTTGGCTATTATCGGCGCAATAAACAGTATACGCATGAAAAGGAAACGATCGGGCTTATTATTTGCCGTGAGGCTGGACGAGAAGAAATTACCTACGCCCTGGACGGATTGGAAGAAAAGATATTTGTAGCCAAGTATAAGGTAAAGCTACCAAGCAACGAGAAAATAAAGAGAGCGCTAAAGAAATTATGA
- a CDS encoding recombinase family protein — protein MRIPPGFYTTNMIKKYKSVAVYARVSTDKQKVDMQLQELNDFIKRSGWKLYKQYIDHGYTGANTKRPDFSNMLIDARQRKFDILVVWKLDRLSRSLKDLLNTLDDLGHLGIDFISYDNHLNTSTPTGKLVFQIIGAVAEFEKDIIRERVKAGLNNAKSKGKQLGQADNTRVDEKQLKELSIKLDIVE, from the coding sequence TTGCGAATCCCTCCGGGCTTCTATACAACCAACATGATTAAAAAATACAAATCCGTTGCAGTCTATGCACGGGTATCAACCGACAAGCAAAAAGTTGATATGCAGCTCCAGGAGCTCAACGATTTTATTAAACGCTCCGGATGGAAGCTTTATAAGCAATACATAGATCACGGTTACACCGGCGCGAATACGAAACGTCCGGACTTCTCTAACATGCTGATCGATGCCAGACAACGGAAGTTTGATATCCTGGTAGTCTGGAAGCTCGACCGGCTGAGCAGGTCCTTGAAGGACCTGCTCAATACTTTAGACGACCTCGGGCACCTCGGCATTGATTTTATTTCTTATGATAATCACCTGAACACATCCACGCCGACCGGCAAACTTGTCTTTCAGATCATCGGCGCAGTTGCGGAGTTTGAGAAGGACATTATCCGGGAAAGGGTAAAGGCTGGGCTTAACAATGCTAAAAGCAAAGGGAAGCAGCTTGGGCAGGCCGACAATACCAGAGTTGATGAAAAGCAGTTGAAAGAACTGAGCATCAAGCTGGATATAGTGGAATAA
- a CDS encoding adenylate kinase, which yields MRLVLLGAPGAGKGTQAKKLIEKYGIPQISTGDILRKAVADGTPLGKEAKSYMDSGGLVPDSVVIGLVKERIAQDDCKKGYILDGFPRTTPQAEALDKVLVEMKAPLDTALSVDVDMDILMKRLTGRRTCKGCQQMYNIYFGAPKKEGTCDKCGGELFQRADDKEETIKNRLAVYEKSTAPLMDYYGKKNILKSVQGMGSVDEIFNKVCKILGS from the coding sequence ATGAGACTTGTATTGTTAGGAGCCCCGGGGGCCGGAAAAGGCACTCAGGCAAAAAAACTCATAGAGAAATACGGCATACCTCAGATTTCCACAGGTGATATCCTGAGAAAGGCCGTTGCAGACGGCACCCCGCTCGGAAAAGAAGCAAAATCATATATGGACTCAGGCGGACTTGTCCCTGATTCCGTTGTTATAGGACTGGTAAAGGAAAGAATTGCCCAGGATGATTGCAAGAAGGGTTATATCCTGGACGGCTTTCCAAGGACTACACCACAGGCCGAGGCGCTCGACAAAGTCCTGGTCGAGATGAAAGCCCCCCTTGATACAGCGCTCAGCGTGGACGTCGATATGGACATCCTCATGAAGAGACTTACCGGCAGAAGGACCTGCAAGGGCTGCCAGCAGATGTACAATATCTATTTCGGCGCACCAAAAAAAGAAGGCACCTGCGATAAGTGCGGCGGAGAGCTTTTTCAGAGGGCCGACGACAAAGAAGAGACGATAAAAAACAGGCTTGCCGTATATGAGAAATCCACTGCGCCCCTCATGGACTATTACGGCAAGAAAAACATACTGAAATCAGTCCAGGGGATGGGGAGCGTTGACGAGATATTCAATAAAGTCTGTAAGATTCTTGGATCTTAA